The genomic stretch GAACATATGGGTCAAAGTAAATTCGCTCACCTCAATCGAGACCGAGCTCCCGTTTGGCTACTACACCCTGCCGTATTGCCAGCCACAGAGTGGGATCAAGAAGAGCGCAGAGAATCTGGGGGAGCTTCTCATGGGCGACCAGATCGATAACTCTCCTTATCGCTTCCGTGTCAATGTGAACGAGTCCCTCTACCTGTGCACCACAAAACCGTTGAACGAGCATGAGGTTAAGCTCTTGAAGCAGAGGACCCATGATCTCTATCAGGTGAACATGATTCTGGACAATCTTCCTGTGAGGAGATTCACCGAGCCGAATGGAGTCGTCATTCAGTGGACTGGGTTTCCAGTTGGCTATATCCCAGCTGGAAGCTCTGAAGCATACATCATCAATCACTTGAAGTTTAAGGTGTTGGTTCACGAATATGAAGGCCGTGGCATGCAAATCATGACTACAGGGGAAGAAGGGATGGGAATGATCGCCGAGACAGATGCTAAGAACTCCGGATATGAGATTGTTGGGTTTGAAGTGATTCCCTGCAGTGTGAAGCGTGATCCAGAGGCGATGCTGAAACTTAACATTTATGATAAAGTTGATTCTGTGAACTGCCCATTGGAGCTCGAGAAGTCCCAAACGATTCGGGAGCAAGAGAGGATCTCTTTTACCTATGAGGTTGTCTTTGTTAAAAGTGACATTAGATGGCCGTCCCGGTGGGATGCCTATCTGACAATGGGGGGTGCAAGAGTTCATTGGTTCTCGATCATGAACTCATTGATGGTTATCTTCTTTTTGGCTGGAATTGTCTTTGTTATTTTCTTGAGAACAGTTCGGAGGGACTTAACGAGATACGAAGAGCTGGACAAGGAATCACAAGCCCAGATGAATGAAGAGCTATCTGGCTGGAAACTCGTCGTGGGTGATGTGTTCAGAGAGCCAACCTGCTCAAAGCTGCTTTGCGTCATGGTTGGAGATGGCATACAGATTACGGGCATGGCAGTTGTGACAATTGTCTTTGCTGCTCTTGGATTCATGTCTCCTGCTTCCCGAGGCATGCTATTGACGGGGATGATAATTCTCTATCTTTTCCTTGGAATCGTGGCTGGATATGTTGGTGTTATTTTATGGAGGACCATAAAAGGGGGGTCTGACGGCTGGAGGTCAGTCTGCTGGTCGACTGCTTGTTTCTTCCCGGGGATCGTCTTTATCGTTCTCACAATATTAAACTTCATACTATGGGGAAGCAAGAGCACCGGAGCTATCCCTATCTCGCTCTTCTTCACTCTGCTTTCCTTGTGGTTCTGCATCTCAGTGCCGCTGACTCTGATAGGCGGATTCATAGGCACCCGAGCAGAGGAAATACGGTTTCCCGTCAGGACCAACCAAATCCCAAGAGAAATTCCTGCTCGGAAATATCCGTCATGGTTTCTTGTCCTTGGCGCAGGGACCCTACCCTTTGGGACCCTCTTCATCGAACTCTTCTTCATCCTTTCTAGCATTTGGCTTGGGAGGTTCTACTATGTGTTTGGATTCCTTCTCGTCGTCTTCCTGCTGCTGGTGATCGTCTGTGCTGAAGTATCTGTCGTCCTGACTTATATGCACCTCTGCGTGGAGGactggaggtggtggtggaaggCTTTCTTCGCCTCTGGTTCTGTTGCGCTCTATGTGTTCCTCTACTCTATCAACTACTTGGTGTTTGACCTAAGGAGCTTGAGTGGGCCGGTGTCAGCCATCCTTTACCTGGGTTATTCACTGATCATGGCTACTGCAATCATGTTATCCACCGGCACCATCGGCTTTCTGATGTCATTCTATTTTGTCCACTATCTTTTCTCCTCCGTCAAGATCGATTAAGACTCTGCTTCTTTGGGCTGCCAGGACCAGCTACTCCTTTGAAGACCGTCTTCAAAACTGTTGTGTGAACATGAAAGGGCCTTCATGTTCTTTGCGCGCACTCATGTTGAGTTGCTTTTGAGGGGGGAATGTTATTGTAGTCGCCTATCTTACAATGATACATCCTAAGGAACCGAACATTTTAAATGCTTCTGTTTCAATAGTTTCTTTTATCGTTTATGCCCCATGACTTAACTCTGTTAGTGTAATTTCTCTATGGTTGCTATAATTTTTTAGTGTGTTTAGTTGGTTTATGTCGAGATAATCCAGCATATTACCAAACTTAATTTAGATAGATACTATCAGATGGTGGATGTGCTCAGTAGTCTCTAAGTAAACTTTTGCAAGATCAGTTCTATCAGTGGgttgggttaattatatattatctctcaTTGATTCTATCTATTACTATCGTGATCTTtatatacaaaaaaattatattaaaatttttataattttaaaatataataaataattttttttgtcttaACGTTATTAATTACattgatgaaaaatataatatgatggataaaaaaataattttaatatttttttatcaatacaACTGATATcattagaaaaaagaaaattatttattttatttttaagattataaagatcttaatataaattttttaaatatcctCTACTAACATAAGGGGTGAAAAAGACTGTTATTTAACCCTCCCATCTCAATGTTTCGAGCTTCCACCAAAAACGTAATCTACTGAAGCATAAAACTATAGCTAGCCCCGTGAACCAACTTGTCAAAATCATTGGTATCATCCACTTCATGAAGCACCCGCAACGAGATAAATCATATATGATTTCTAAAGAATCCTCCAACAACAGACGTCATTTGAGCGAGTCCGCAGCAGAGACCTCCGAGGAAACCAACTCACTGTCCTACTTCAACAAATTAGAGACACCACAGAGCTTATGATAGATACTCTAAAATTAATTCACAACGATTGCAGAGAAAATTCAAATGCGCTATGGATGACAGTAATTTTctgcatcattaaaatatgatttCTGATGTCAACAAAATTGTCTACAAATCCTGATCTCGAGTTGAAAGCAGCATTCATGTGTTAGGGTCTCAGCATCTCATGGAAAAAAGGCCAACGAGAATGTCACGTACAATCGATTACCAAGTTTAAAAGAGAAGCCACGGTTATGGCTTCACTAGCTCCCTGATGAATTGCTCGGCCTGAGAGACCTCTCCGGTCAGCCCAGATGACTCGGCCACTGTCACCTTGTTCCGGCACTGAGAAAATGCGAATGCTTCTCCTGGTATCCCGAGAGTGAAGTCGTTGGCTATATCGGCGGTCGAGATTGCACTTCTTGATGCACGAAGTTTGTCTCTGCCAAAAAAGGAAAAAGTGCCATAATGTTCTACACTGACACCAAAGAGTACATACGGTTATGGAATGCAAAAAAAGATGCTGACGATATCAAATTCTATCAGATCAGGGCCTCTGATTAAACAGAAAACAACAGTATGGAACAAAATCGACAACTCTTGTGGATCAACGTAAGCGTCTAGAAAAAAACTTCACAATGCTGAACCGAAGGCCTGGTGAGGAGTCATGATCAAATATAGGAAAGGACTCAATTTGGTCCTATACAAAAGAAATTGGGGTTAAATATCCGaaacatatatttaaaaaatttatttcccAGTTCTCATTCTTCTTCAtattaaaaagaaacaaaaatgtcACCTGCAATTAGAGGAATCATAAT from Musa acuminata AAA Group cultivar baxijiao chromosome BXJ1-3, Cavendish_Baxijiao_AAA, whole genome shotgun sequence encodes the following:
- the LOC103976965 gene encoding transmembrane 9 superfamily member 12-like, translated to MGPTSNPERSSSLCFLTFSIVLLLCGSGNAFYLPGSYMHTYSEGENIWVKVNSLTSIETELPFGYYTLPYCQPQSGIKKSAENLGELLMGDQIDNSPYRFRVNVNESLYLCTTKPLNEHEVKLLKQRTHDLYQVNMILDNLPVRRFTEPNGVVIQWTGFPVGYIPAGSSEAYIINHLKFKVLVHEYEGRGMQIMTTGEEGMGMIAETDAKNSGYEIVGFEVIPCSVKRDPEAMLKLNIYDKVDSVNCPLELEKSQTIREQERISFTYEVVFVKSDIRWPSRWDAYLTMGGARVHWFSIMNSLMVIFFLAGIVFVIFLRTVRRDLTRYEELDKESQAQMNEELSGWKLVVGDVFREPTCSKLLCVMVGDGIQITGMAVVTIVFAALGFMSPASRGMLLTGMIILYLFLGIVAGYVGVILWRTIKGGSDGWRSVCWSTACFFPGIVFIVLTILNFILWGSKSTGAIPISLFFTLLSLWFCISVPLTLIGGFIGTRAEEIRFPVRTNQIPREIPARKYPSWFLVLGAGTLPFGTLFIELFFILSSIWLGRFYYVFGFLLVVFLLLVIVCAEVSVVLTYMHLCVEDWRWWWKAFFASGSVALYVFLYSINYLVFDLRSLSGPVSAILYLGYSLIMATAIMLSTGTIGFLMSFYFVHYLFSSVKID